The Oncorhynchus mykiss isolate Arlee chromosome 30, USDA_OmykA_1.1, whole genome shotgun sequence genome includes a window with the following:
- the LOC110521480 gene encoding endophilin-A2 has protein sequence MSVAGFKKQFYKASQMVSEKVGGAEGTKLDEDFKDLERKVDVTSKAVVEVISKTSEYLQPNPASRAKLSMLNTMSKIRGQVKNPGYPQAEGLLGECMVKYGRDLGEENNFGGALVDAGETMKRLAEVKDSLDIDVKQNFIDPLQNLCDKDLREIQHHLKKLEGRRLDYDYKKKRQGKIPDEELRQALEKFHESKDVAETSMYNILETDIEQVSQLSSLVESQLQYHRQATQILDELSDKLRDRMNEAQNRPRREYTPKAKPIFDFDSDNQSTNGGYTTSVGPPPSRNSVSEQPCCKALYDFDPENEGELGFKEGDIITLTNQIDENWYEGMLHGQSGFFPLNYVEIVVPLTN, from the exons ATGGTCAGTGAGAAGGTCGGCGGTGCAGAGGGAACGAAACTGGATGAAGACTTCAAAGATTTGGAAAGG AAAGTAGATGTGACCAGCAAAGCTGTGGTGGAGGTAATCTCCAAAACCTCTGAGTACCTACAGCCCAACCCAG CGTCGCGGGCGAAGCTGTCTATGTTGAACACAATGTCTAAGATCAGAGGCCAGGTGAAGAACCCAGGCTATCCCCAGGCTGAGGGCCTGCTAGGAGAGTGTATGGTCAAGTACGGCCGGGACCTAGGAGAGGAAAACAACTttg GTGGGGCTCTAGTAGATGCGGGGGAGACCATGAAGAGGCTGGCGGAGGTGAAGGACTCTCTAGATATAGACGTTAAACAGAACTTCATCGATCCATTACAAAACCTGTGTGACAAGGACCTTCGAGAGATACAG CACCATCTGAAAAAGCTGGAGGGAAGGCGTCTGGATTACGACTATAAGAAGAAGCGCCAAGGGAAGATCCCAGACGAGGAGCTAAGACAGGCCCTCGAGAAGTTCCACGAGTCTAAAGATGTGGCCGAGACCAGCATGTACAACATACTGGAGACTGAC aTAGAGCAGGTGAGCCAGCTGTCGTCTCTGGTGGAGTCCCAACTGCAGTACCACAGGCAGGCCACACAGATCCTGGACGAGCTCTCAGACAAACTCAGGGACAG GATGAACGAGGCCCAGAACCGACCACGTCGCGAGTACACACCTAAGGCCAAACCCATCTTTGACTTTGACAGTGACAACCAATCAACCAATGGTGGCTACACGACCTCAGTTGGCCCACCACCCTCCCGCAACTCAG TTTCAGAACAGCCATGCTGTAAGGCCCTGTATGACTTTGACCCGGAGAATGAGGGAGAGCTGGGCTTCAAGGAGGGCGATATCATCACCCTGACCAATCAGATCGATGAGAACTGGTACGAAGGCATGCTGCACGGCCAATCAGGATTTTTCCCTCTCAACTACGTGGAGATTGTGGTCCCCCTGACAAACTAA